The following is a genomic window from Bombus vancouverensis nearcticus chromosome 15, iyBomVanc1_principal, whole genome shotgun sequence.
ACTTTCTACcttccatgttgatttttcatGACTCAATTTTTTGTACGGTTGCTTCTATGCTTTCGATAGGGAGGGAATTTTCTCTCTGTTTTCGGTGCAGAAGTGTCGAGAAACGAGACTAGTTTGTTTTATTAGAATACCATTATGTATCTAATATCGCGAGTGTTACAATGGTTTCATGAATTAGTTCTTACCAATTATTCATTTACATAGATATCTAAAAGTTATACTTTTTGAAACTGTCAACTGTTTTACTAACATTTTTAGACTCGTTAGCCTAGTTATATTACAGTAATTTGTATTTCATAGTGTTAcaagagaaggaaaaataaacagagattttttgtaaaatgaatattttattccaaTGAAAATTCATACACAGCTTTTCATTCCGTTTAAGAATAAATTTCACAAATGTTTACCACAAAATAAGTGTATGCGCGTTTAAACTGATTATGTAcgataaatacaaataattgaaaaCGAATCTCTTTACGTTAAAACCGGTTTTtcctcatttttcttttttttttaaatatattacaacGGAGATTTCCCATGATGATAAAAAAATGTTCCTCGGATGACTAACATTTTCTGGAATTGTTAATTTCAATCTTATACTAGTTTCTTTGCTTCGAAGAAACTCTTCAAATGTCTGATTTGCCATGCACCCATGATCAATAAAATAACAGATTGGGCGAGGGACCACCAGAATACCCGACGGTGTGTACTTTCAGATGTTTGTCTGAAACGTTCTTCACGATACTGCAAATACATAATATAAGGACATAGTTCAAATCCTAAGCAAAGCAATTCGGAGCTAAACGTAAGATAAATACCCTTTGGTAATTTTGTTCCTTTGTTATTTGTTCCACTTGATCGAGAAGCTGACGTATCCTCAACTGCAACTCGGTGAACTTTTCCTTCTGAGCTGTATTGGCATAATCGATAGTATGTTCTCCAACTTGAATGTCCAAGTGTACTCtctatataataaaatgaatttaGTTACGTCAAACGCTataaacaattattattttgtttacaattaGATATGTTACCAGTTGAGCACCACTGAACCAAGAACTGCTATTAGAGTACAAACAAATCACATGTTCACCAGGCGTATGAGAAGTAAATGAAATTCTTCCCTCTGAACTATACACTCTGGAGAGAATCATTTTATCATCTGGATCCCTAACTTCCACGTGCATTCCCATCCCGACACTGCTCGGAGCAAATCCACCAGTTCTCGGATCATATAACTCAACTTTGTAATGTACTAtaggaaaaaaaatgaaaagtttCAATGAGAGTCACAGAGAAATCGAATTATTAACTGTAAAAATAATTCACTTTATTAACATACATTTCACGTACCTAAAACGGTCGTTTCATCTGGAATTTCCTCGATGAAACACTTTCTTTCAGTCTCGGCGATGTGAAAATAAAGTCCAGTACCATATTCGAAAACGCATAAGAATATAAAGAATATACCACTGTGTCTTAACATGATTTTTGATATGCAGTGCTTTTAGTAGCACGGCGGAGCTTAAATTACGAATAAAATTCTATGTGATACAGAATGAAGCACACGTCACCTTCGAAAACAACAGTGAAGTTCACGTACGTGGCGCTAGTGAGCATTATCGATATCTACTTTCTCGATAATCGGAAACTAAACTCACCTAGGAAAATAACAGAAACAAAAAATGGACGTTACGTTGTTAGCTTCTTTCGCTGTTTTAATTATTGCATTGATTATCGGTATTACGGTATTTTCCAGTAAAAAATCAGGTATGTTtctatgcaaaatattttttgtgTTATTATTAGAGTATCTTCTGTAAGATAACCAAATACATCCCTAACctatttgtttgtttgttttgaaacAGATGTTTTGACAATTTTCATGAACATTGAATTAATCTTTCCTTGCGTTTGATAGAAACTGGTACTTAAATCAGTTACTTAGATCCCTTGAATgtttgatatttcgaaaaaccGTCGAATGTTTGTTTTACGAATGTTATAGCAAAGAAAAAACAAGCAAATGTAGCCGAAAGAGTTGCACAAGGTAGACCAATAAGGCGAGCAGCGGGTCAAAGAATTGCTAGACGTCGTATGCAAGCGACTGCCAGTCAGCAAATTGAGGAAGATGACGATGGATCTGGAAACGAAGCTAACGACGAAGCAGATGAGAAGCCAGCCATGCCTGATTTCAAAATGGGTGCAAAGAAAAGGGCCAAGTTGGCAGCTAAATCAGAGAAAAGGGCACAAAGAGAAGTtattgaaagagaaagagaagaacgtAAGAAAAGAGAACAACTTCTTCAAGAAGAAAGAGATAAACAATCTGAAAAAGAGAGGGCAGAAGAATTAAGACAAGAGGAGGCAGAAAGGAAAGCcagagaggagaaagaaaagagagaatacgaagaatatttaaaaatgaaagaagcaTTTAGCGTAGAAGAAGAGGGCTATGATCAGGATGAcaaagaagacgaagaaaatttattagaagaATTTGTTCTATACATTAAGCAAAACAAAGTAGTAATTCTAGAAGATTTGGCAGCACGCTTTGGTTTAAAAACATCAAGCGTAGTAGAAAGAATTCAGGATCTGCAGGCGCATGAAAATTTGACTGGAGTTATCGACGATAGAGggaaatttatttacatatcTCAGGAGGAGCTGGAAGCTGTGGCAAAATTTGTCAGACAACGCGGTAGAGTCAGCATTACCGAACTAGTAGAAAATTCAAATCGTTTGATTAATTTGAATCCAGGAAAACAACCTAGCGTAGTGGAAGCTAGATAGATTAtgtaaaataagaataattttaattttaacaaaatttatacATTGTTCACATTCAGAAAATAGGATTATTATATATAGAGTAAAAAATATCCTACTTATGTCgtataaattgtatatttgCTGTAAATAACACATCTATatataaaatggaatttttattaCCGTTAAGATATActtgataaattaatttaacattATTAAATCAGAACGTGATCAGAAAGTAGGTTTGATACTTCGTCGATTTCAGACACGCGTTAACGATTCCTTCCCTAAGATCTGTTAGAAAGATATTTATTAATCACAGCTCgtatttacatattattaaaaatctacTCAAAGCGAAAACACCCGAAATTTCCAAGCTTTTTCTCATTGATATTTGCTTTCGAAAAGTTTCGGTGGTTTCGAATCAACAATATGATGACACCAAGGATCGATGTTGCATCAGATTCTAGTTTTTATGTAGATGCAAATTGTTtgcgttattttttatttttccctgAATGTATAATTTATGTCGTCGAAATGCGTGTTGACGATGATTCTATTTCTAAATTGCACAGCGGTAGTTAATCATTAACTGGAAGAATTAGAAGAATTTTCcgtaattaaatttattctttGAGAACACCTTCATCGAAGGATTAACTTTGGCCTGAAAAAGATCGATGCGCTGATCAATACGTTGATTTACGAGAAAACGACTAGCGGCACTTTACAATCAGTAACGTATCCCGTTCTTCAGCCTAAAGTTAGTTCAGCAGCTACGAGGCCTCGTCCATCGAATCTTTTTAGCTCCAAGAGCAACGTGCGATTTGTTTTAAGACGAATGATAATAGTtccatatttataataatacgaataataatACTTCTACGATCAAAAAGAATTATCACCTTAAAACTGTATGCTTCAAACGTACTTTCTTGAATTTGTCCTACATTATGcgataaaatatcattttcataaaatttaggtattttttcttaaaaaataatGACGTCATCTAAAAGTTAAAGATATCATACGTCTGATTCACGGTCGCGTATAACTCAGGAAATTTTTCACAGTTTTTCCTGTATGAATAGTAATTTGATCTCCATTAATTCATGCACATTATCAACAAGCTTACTGGTAATGTAAAATACCGATCTATTAAAAATTCTGTCATTGATGGTTCGAAGGAATCAAGATCAATCCCCACTCGATATCAAAGCTGAATATGCGAAGAAGGGGACACTCGCAGGCTATGTAAGAGGCGACAGAATCGCCAGAGAACCTGCAGTCTTTCTAGCGACCTCGAGTTTACGTCTATTTAAAAATTCCTTGCTCATTCAGCTCATTAGAGAAAGAACAAAAAGAGCGAATAATTATCGGTCCGAGTGGATGCGAGGAAAGTTGGAATCAACGGGAATCACAATAGTATCTCGTGGCAATCGAGAACACCTATGTGTCGATGAGGTGCAAAGTCTTGGACTGTCAAGGCAACTCCCCAACGTTCTTACCCAGTGTTAGGTAAGTGCAGAAATACGAAAACAGGTTTTCTACTTGCACTTCGATCCTAGTGTGCCATTTTGATACCAAAAACCGCGTCAAATAAATTTATTGTGTACAGTAAAACCTTGTTACTGTATGTTAGCTTCTAATACTAGAACTACCAGTGTATAAAACTTGTATCAAGAGAAAAGTGTAGGAAAAGATACATAATACGAGGGAAATCCCTTTATTTATATACTTTATCAGAGACTTAATGGAAAAATGTTGAAAACTACAGTACAGTTGATCGTTCTATCAATCAATGTTTCGATAATCGTAGTGCTACGGTAATTTAGCGATGTATGATACAAAACTACTAATGTAAGATGGACGggaaaaatttcgaaaatatttgcATTTCCTTCACACGACCATAAATAACTTTCTAGAcctgtattttaaaatattaaataatagttTGAAGGTTAAACCAATAATAGTGTAAAAGGAAGATTATAAAGGGTTTTGTAGCTATGaattgttattatatttttatatattatatatatttatgcaggCTCGCTAAAAATCTTCGAACTCGCAAGGGGAGTCGACGTGCTAATGTTGGAAATCGTTTAGAACTGCTAGTTCTGGTTCATTTGCATCACGTGCCATAAAGTAAGTATCCTCTATAACTAAAAAGCTGAAAAAACATAAGAAAACTTAAATCAGGCCCAATTATTACGAATTAATCATTGTTTTCGTaagtagaaaaagaagaaaatactcTACTATTGGCGGTGAGAACGTTATCTGATAGATCTGGAAAATCGATCGACATATTGGTTTTGATTGGGTTAAACCGATAGAAAGAGGCGGAAGAAAAGAGTATAATTATATTCGAGGAGAGGCAAAAGGATTAAAATGGTGTACGCTAATATCAATGATACTACCATCAAAGGACCTTTCGAGGATGTTAAGTATGTTTGCAATTTACATTTTTTAgtcttttaatattatattattatattattatattttatgaatacTATTCATATCTAAACAGCTAAtaacttttcattttttcttttaactttGCACATGTAGGAAAGATAAAAATGCATCGTCAGAGCATCAGCAACAATCCCAACAACAGTCGGCGAACAAGAACGACAAGTACGGTTCCTGGGGACCGGTATACAAAAACAAACAGAATTTCATTGACATGCACATTTGCTAAATATAATTCTTCAAAATGATCTCGGAAACGTACTTTCAAGAAGTTACACTGAAAATCACAACTTTTCTATAATTAATcgcatcattttttttttagcagcaatgaaacaaataaaggAATAATTCTACTCAAACATTTTGTTCTTCGTTACACTGACGTAAtagcaaaagaaaaaataataattaaaagacTCAAAATGTATTCTTTTGTCGTTTCGGAACGATTTCTCTTTGAAGAGAAAAGAGTAGTAATCCAAGGCTCAACGACAGATAAAACTGAAAAAAGTACACCGCTAGTTCCGGCGGATATGCAAAACGCGAGGAGACGAAGACAAAGAACTCGAAAAATACAGCTGGCGGTATTCGTCGGCCAAGCTGAAGGTCTGAACATATATTACATCAAACTGCCTCATATTTTTTAGACGCTAATAGCTGATCAAATTCCAAATTGATCCGTATTTTCACAAAACATACCTCTGTACCTTTCTCTGTCCGTACCTCTCGAAGCGTTTAAGTGAATTCTTCCGTTATGGACAGACTTATCGCTCATTGCCAGTACGATCTTCCTCTACTTCATCTCAATTCCCTGCAATTTcacaaagaaaaagaattccATACCGTGAAATTAAGAATGAGGAGACTTTGAAAAGTTTATCTCGGTTACTATATTATTCATctaaattaaatacaaattaaattggACTGGAAATTAGGTaaatgttcaaaaatttgaaatatacgGGAAAATCAATTAGAGATTGGATGAATGACGTTCGAAAAGGTCACGAAGAGCGCTATCGAAATACCCTCCGTCAGCTTCCACCCTGGAGCAAGGAAATAGTAGGGGAAAGACGCGAAGCGACTGGTGGGGAaagcgaagaagaaaaaagcttCTGGACAAATGAGAGCTTTGCCGTGACTCGGGGAGAACGAGGGCAACGTGGTGCAGTCGTCGAAAACGCGTCGGCTGGTTCGGTGTTCCTCTGAATGGAGGATCGGGGGCGGAACAGGGTTCACGTCGACGCTCGAATTGACGTTCTACCTAccttgtaatttatttataatatttatttgaatcCTTAAACACATATCGTTCATATAGAACCTCTTAACTAATCgaaaagaaaattgaataagtatatttatatttgaattaaCACGCGAGAAAGAGATTCTTCGCAAGGATCGTTTCGCGAGGATCGAGTGAAAGCTTGaggagaagacgaagaagaagagcagaaagaaggaaaagtgTCGTTGCTCCGTGGAACGCGAGATAGCTGAGAGTCGACGTCCCGACGCTGCTATTTCGAGGCTGAAACACATCGGTAAGCTTTTGTTCGATAGTCTCACCGCCGACTAGTTTCTTTTCCCGAATTCACAGTGCATAACTGGCGGGTTTCCGGCCGTTTGATCGACAGTTCGCACGAAAAAAGGGAGATGCGTTTGAGAGTCCCTTTCGCGAGATTCCAAGCTCGACCGCGTTCCCAGCATCTTTACGAAGGAGACGTTTATCTCTGTTCTCCAAAATTGCACCTTCTATAGAAAAAGCGAAAACCTAGTCATCTTACACATTCAATCTTTTTATATCAGAATGAAATGATGCCACGAAATCTATTGCTCTTCCTGTTATGCGTTGACTCGTTGTTAAACATCAAAGACACATGTACGATCGTTCGTTAGTTTGTTTTCATTGAAGGCATGACTCGACCGATCGTTATTCCCAAAATGTATCATTCTCAAGGAAGTCTCGATCAGCTTCCACTTTCGATCAGCTGACCGCTCGACCGATGTTGATTTATTATAGCTATCGCGTATTTTTATCATAGCTCCATGAAAAATCCCGGGAAATTCACGGTTACGAGTTTTTGTTTATTAAGAGTTTCCCACTGTGTTTACTAGAAAAGTAGACAAATTCTTGCAGACGTTCTATCGACGACACGCGAACGTGAAGATATCGTAGAGCTATCGTAGAACGATCACAGTGCCACCGGGGCATCGAATGCAGACCGGAAATAAAGCTTCCTCTACGAGGCGCGATGATCCCCCGTTCGAACGTGGAACAACGTCCCTTTTGCGTGCCGAAGGGCAACCGTCACGTCTAAATCCCGGCATCTCCCTTCTTCCCTCACGCTGTCGATGGTAATGCTCGTTGCATCCGTAGGTACAACGGCATCGGGGCGCTATTTTTGTCGGCGCCCAACAGTTACTAGTAGGCACCCTCTTGCGAGCAGCCGGAGGCTGGCGACTCGCGTCTCGATACCCTCGATTCTTCTTGCGGGCGCGTGCCTGGGCTCGCTCCAGTCATTAGACCTGCCTGTTCTCAAGAAAAAATGACGAACGGCTCGATAAGAATACCCGTGAACGCGACGAAAAGTCAACGGGTAAGAATTACGACACGAAATGTGGGACGACTACTCGGAATGCTTTTCTTCTGGGTCAAAAACCTAATGGTATTGCAGgcgtaatttcttttattatcgtgCAATAATACGTAGGCTTATTGAGTTCTTTGACGATAGAAGCGGTAGATATGCTATGAAACGTTCGCTTCTTGACATCTATAACACATTCGTCTATATTTCGTTCTTTTGCGACGTTCATAtatgacgtatatatatatatataaaatagtatTCTGAACGTCGCAAAAGGACGAAATATAGACGAATGTGTTATGGATGTCAAGACGCGAACGTTATATATATCGGAGCCTTCTTTTTATTCaaaaatagaatataaaatatagttaaTTTGGATCTTGGATTGGATTGGTTAATTGAACAGTAGTGATATTGTCGCTAACGAGTCACaagattattaaaattacataagttattttatacttttgacAATACAAACGAAGAATGCGTTATAGAAATTTCGTGTGTTTGTTCCATAACATAGCTACatacgtttcatttttatacaACCTTCGAACTCGTATTAATCACGCCAACAAGTATCAAACGGCTGCCCGATGTTGTCCGACGCAAGTAGGTTTGACAATTCATACACAgacgcgcacgtgtccgtcGTCTCGCAGGCGCGCGTGCCCCACATTAACGTGTACCATAGGGAAGTCTTGAAAATAAGGGGAAGCAGCCATTTTAGGGAatgcattaaataaaaaagagtAGATGAGACGATTGGGAGGAACTGCTGAAAATAGGGGATACCTGAACATTCGGTCTATATTTATTCTCTGTTCGAAATTCGGGCGGTTGGTCGATCAAAATGCATCGATCAATTACGACTCGTAAACACCCTAATTCGGTGTTTCTTGTTGCaactttaattatttaacattaATTTTAGGTAAATTAATACATACGTATCAGGTGAAGAAGCCACGTTAAAAATCGGTATTTGAGAATATAATTCCgatttttgtattaattaaaaatattacaaatcttTACTACAGCGCTACGATCTTAGTAGTGACCGCCCATAAACTCTGAACTTGAGTTCTAATTGAACCATTCCAGCCAGTTTATCGCGGATTCTTCGTGGGGTCGTCCCCATAAGAAATTCGATCTTGGAGTTAGGAGAGCCTAAATATAACCAGGAAGTAATGTCGGTAGGCAATTTACGTATGTTCTCGTCACCTTCTAGGCTCAGCACGCGCATAAACCACGTGGTAGCAAGGCTAAGCCCCTGACAGAAAGTTCCGACCGCGTTATTGCATTAGCCTGCAGGCACGTGCGTGCGTGGGTGCAAAGGGCAGAGAATTAGTAAGTGGCGTCTGAGGCGTCAAGGGTGTCGTTGAAGTCCGTGCACAGGCTGCGCAAGTTCGTTCAACTCGAGAGAGTCGAGAGCTGCAGAGAGATGCTCCGCTGTTGAAAAGCTTTGAGATCTATTGGACTTTATATATCAGACCATGGACTTTACGAATCCAGTATTCTTCTTATTCCAAATGATATATGAGCATTTCGACTAAAAGGAAATATTACATTGGAAATCATCGTTAATGTACGACAATAAACAATACAATTTCCAAGAGGAATAAAACGAACACATTTCGTGAGAACTCATTGACAGGATCTAGAGTGAAACGAATGCAAACGGACGCATCCTGTCGTTAGCATGGTTGCACATCAATTACAACAATCGCGTGCGATCGCACGAATTAGTTCGTTTCCACACCGACTGAATTATTCCACCGTCTCGTGTTTACACTGTGTATCAGATAATTGTCGCGTCTCTTTCAAGAATGGATGACGTTAGCCAGGCATTGTCTCGTCAATTTAATTTTAGCAGCAAATCTCACGCTAAAATTGTTTTCCTCTGAAAAGTATATGTCTGCGATTTATAGTAATTTCATTGAACGCTTGCAGCGCGATTTCATTTTACCCGAGGGCCCGTCGTCTAGTTAATGCAACTGTGGCAAAGAAAGAAACTTGAAAGGAGATAGagcaaagaagaaagataaaatcGATGATTTCCTTTGGCCTCGGCATGAAAcggaaggagaagaaagagcGTAGTTTCGGGTGGGGAGAGTATCTCCTAAGAATAGAAAAATTCTTTTTCCTCGCCTTGTCCTTCCCTCATGCAATTATCGAGGGAGTTTCTATGTCTTTAAGTATACACCTGAGGAAAACAATTCGCGGAAACTGATCCATAATTCTGACTGCGTCGAAACTTCCATGTTACTTTTGAACCAGACGCTTCAGTGACGTCGAGGTCACAGACGGTCCTAAATGCAACGgtttaaaaatatcaattccTGGAACGGTTCGCAGAAATCGAGCAGCGAGATATTTAGtcctctcttccttttctttgttcCATGTATACCGCGGCAGCCAGACCCCCCGCGAACCTAAAGGCGTGGTTACAACCACCGATCTGTGTTCGTGTATACACGTGCATCCGCTGTTCCGCCATacaaagaaggaaagagaaattaTGCGCTTAAATTAACCATCAAAAGGAAATACGGTAGAACTTTGTCCGAGTTACGTCCATTGGAGCGATATTTTAGTTGACTCTCGCCTAATTCAATTTTTAGCTATCGAATTAATTTGTTTGAGCGCGAATTCCTATTATTTAACGGGATAACGAGAAGAATCAACGAATCATTATGTTACAATGTGAGCAaagaatcaaaattataaatcgtAGGACGAATTAAAATTACCAGTGGAGTACTTCCGGTTTTTAAATTGCATAGCAAAGGGATATGATGTATCTTTTGTAATTTATGTAGATAATATGCAGAACCTTGACGAGTTATGATATTTGCATTTCACAGCGGCGCAAAGTTGTTTGAACTTGTTTGCAATGAAGTCATGTACCGACAGCTGGTACATTCTTAGACATAACGACGGCGTTCGTTGGTACGTGGTGATCGCATCTCGGAAGAATGACGTCTACTGGTGCGTCGAGACGACGGCGGTCGTCTTACCCGAAATAGATCCCGTATACGAAGACGACTCGTGAACACAACCACGAGGAAACCGGTTGCTAGGGGAAAAACGAATCGCTCGTTTCGATAGGTTTATTAATGAAGAAAATTCCAAGCCGGTCGAACTCGACGCATTTTACGGTGTAACGTGAAACATACAAGCGAAAGGATCCAGAAACGCATCTAGAAAGAAATATTAATCTTCCAATTCCTATAGCTCAGAGATTCAGTTGCGTACTAGTGCAGTATTGGAGATTTTTCTAAATTCCGTCTTTACCGATCGACAAAACTACTGAAAGATTTCATACCATATTTCGTTTTTAATAACCGTTGACAatgtttattagaaaaattgtaattaattgaTAACTTTTCAAGGACGATTCAGTTGGCCAACGCATCCCTGATAATGATAACGAAATGTTTTCCCGAAAACTATTTTAAATACACAAAATGTGAAACAGAAGTCGGGTTATTTGACTTTTATCGAGGAGGGGTTGCCATTTTTGGTACAAGGACGCACACATGTCGGTCGAAAGAGTGCACGAGTAACATATGGGACAACGCACGATGTTTGCACGGCCATCGAAGGGGCTAACAGATAAATAAACCAGACCATTATTACCTGAAGAAACTTCCTAGTAACCTCTGAATTATTCTTCCGGTTTCTTTAAATTCAGCCCTAAACATGCGTAAAAAATATCGAATTGGTTACGGTCGACGAGTgaaaaacataattttaattCCAAGAATGTCATCGGACGTGCAAATGGCGAACGGTTACATGCTCCAAGAGGTTTCTCGCGAATAAAATATCGCTACGCGCGTTCGAATTTTTTCTGTTTTGATAACGCAATGCTTACACGCACTCGTAATGCATCGAGTAACGGTATTAACGAGTTCCTGCcgtgttatttataatttccaTAAAACGGATAGTAGGTTTATGGTTGACGGGAGT
Proteins encoded in this region:
- the Ddrgk1 gene encoding DDRGK domain containing 1 — protein: MDVTLLASFAVLIIALIIGITVFSSKKSAKKKQANVAERVAQGRPIRRAAGQRIARRRMQATASQQIEEDDDGSGNEANDEADEKPAMPDFKMGAKKRAKLAAKSEKRAQREVIEREREERKKREQLLQEERDKQSEKERAEELRQEEAERKAREEKEKREYEEYLKMKEAFSVEEEGYDQDDKEDEENLLEEFVLYIKQNKVVILEDLAARFGLKTSSVVERIQDLQAHENLTGVIDDRGKFIYISQEELEAVAKFVRQRGRVSITELVENSNRLINLNPGKQPSVVEAR
- the eca gene encoding transmembrane p24 trafficking protein eclair, whose protein sequence is MLRHSGIFFIFLCVFEYGTGLYFHIAETERKCFIEEIPDETTVLVHYKVELYDPRTGGFAPSSVGMGMHVEVRDPDDKMILSRVYSSEGRISFTSHTPGEHVICLYSNSSSWFSGAQLRVHLDIQVGEHTIDYANTAQKEKFTELQLRIRQLLDQVEQITKEQNYQRYREERFRQTSESTHRRVFWWSLAQSVILLIMGAWQIRHLKSFFEAKKLV